The Streptomyces sp. 135 sequence GAGGGACACATCGAGCTGTACGTGGCCGACAGCGGGCCCGGGGTGCAGCCGCAGGACGCCCAGGTCATCTTCGAGCGGTTCCGCCGCGGCACCGCGCGGCGCGGCGCCCGGGCCACCGGGGCGGGGCTCGGCCTCGCCATCGTGAAAGCCATCGCCGAGAGCCACGGAGGGCGCGTCGAACTGCGCCCGACGGACGGCGGCGGCGCCACCTTCGTACTCGTACAGCCACAGCCGGAAGGGGCGGCCCACCCGTGAACCGCATTCTGATCGTCGAGGACGAGGAGCGCATCGCCTCCTTCGTGGAGAAGGGCCTGCGGGCGGGCGGCTTCACGACGACCGTGGTCGGCGACGGCGAGAGCGCCCACGACTACGCCCTGACCGGCGGCTTCGACCTGATCGTCCTGGACATCGGGCTGCCCGGCAAGGACGGCTTCACGGTCCTGCGGGAGCTGCGCGAGGCCCGGGTGAGCACCCCCGTCATCGTGCTGACGGCGCGCGACTCGGTGCGGGACACCGTGGCGGGCCTGGAGGGCGGCGCCGACGACTGGATGACCAAGCCCTTCCGCTTCGAGGAGCTGCTCGCGCGGGTCCGCCTGCGGCTGCGCACGGCGGCCCGGGCGCCCGAGGTGACGGTGCTGCGCAGCGGCGGGCTGAGCCTGGACCTGCGCACGCGCAGGGCGCGTGCGGACCAGCGGACGGTGGACCTGACGGCCCGTGAGTTCGTGCTGCTCGAACTGTTCCTGCGCCACCCCGGACAGGTGCTCTCGCGGGAGCAGATCCTCTCCCACGTGTGGGGCTACGACTTCGACCCCGGCTCCAACATCGTGGACGTGTACGTCCGCGCGCTGCGCAAGAAGCTCGGCCCGCAGCGGGTGGAGACGGTGCGCGGGATGGGGTACCGGCTCCCGGCGTGACACCCCGGGCACGCCGCGCGCCCGCGACCTGACGGCCGGTGAAGTTTCCCTCATCAGCGGCTCATCGAAGGCTCACGGCGGCGCACCACGCTGAACGGCGTGACCTTGAACCCGCGCCAAGCCGTGACCCTCTGCGCGGCCCTCAGCCTCTGCGCGCTGCTGCTCGTGCCCGGCAACTTCCCGGGGCTGAGCGGCGACGCCCGCCTCACGCTGGCCGTCTTCGCGCTCGCGACCTGCGCCTGGATCGGCACGCCGATCGACGACACGTACATCGCGCTCGGCGCGGGACTCGCCCTCACCGCGACCGGCGTGATCAGCAGCGACACCCTCTTCGGCACCCTCGGCGACGAGACGGTGTGGCTGCTGATCTGCGCCTTCGTGCTCGCCGCCGCCGTCGCGCGCACCGGCCTCGCCGGGCGGGCCGCGGCGTTCCTCGTCAGCGGGGCGCGCAGCGTACGGCAGCTGACCCATCTGACGACCGCCGCCCTGGTCGTGACGGCCTTCGCGGTTCCGGCCACCTCGGGGCGCGCCGCGCTCGCGCTGCCCGTCTTCCTCGCCCTCGCCAAGGTCCTCGCCGAGCGCAGGCGGCTCGTGGTGATGCTGGCGCTGCTCTTCCCGACCGTCATCCTGCTCTCCGCGGTGGCGACCCTGATCGGCGCGGGCGCGCATCTGATCACGGTGTCGGTGCTGTGGGAGGCGACCGGTGACCGGATCGGCTTCACGCAGTGGCTGCTGCTCGGGCTGCCGCTCGCCATCGCCTCCTCCCATCTGGCCGCCGAGGCCGTGCTGTTGACGACCACCCGGCGCGCCGACCGCAAGGGCCCGGTCCACATCACCCTCGACCAGCTCCAGGAGCACAGCCAGCAGCCGGTGACCGGCCCCTGGGAGCCCGCCGAGACGCGCTGCGCCCTGCTGCTCGCCACGGTCGTCGCCCTGTGGTGCAGCGAGCCGCTGCACCAAGTGCCTCCCGCGGTCGTGGCGTTGATCGGCGCGGTCGTGGCGGCCTCCCCCGCCCTCGGCACCGTACGGCTCAAGGACGCCCTGAAGACCGTGCCCTGGTCACTGCTGCTCTTCATGGCGGCGACGATGGCGATGGGCGTCGCGCTCGCCGACTCCGGGGCGGCGAAGTGGCTGGTCGGCGGGTTGCCGCTGGATCTGCCGCCGTGGCTGTTCCTCGCCGCCGTCGTGACGGTCAGCACGGCCGCGCACCTGGTCCTCCAGTCCCGCTCGGCACGCTCCTCGGTCCTGGTCCCGCTGGTCGTCGCGGCGGCCGTCGGCGCGGGCGTCAACCCGGTCGCCGCCGCCCTCGCCTCCACGGCGGCCGCCGGTTTCTGTCACACGCTGCCCGCCTCCGCCAAGCCGGTCACGCTCTTCGCCGACATCCCAGGCACCCCCACCTACACCCCGCGCGACCTGCTGCGCCTCTCGGCGGTCCTGGCGCCGCTGACCGCCGCGCTCGTCCTGCTCTGCGCCGTGACGCTCTGGCCGCTGCTCGGCGTCCCCGTCCGCTGAACCATCGAGGAGACCTCATGCTGACCCGTTTCGCCATCGCCCCCAGCGGCTTCAAGGAGTCCCTGTCCGCGCCCGCCGCCGCCGAGGCCATCGCGGCGGGCGTACGCCGTGTCGTACCGCACGCCGAGACCGATCTGATCCCGCTGGTGGACGGCGGCGAGGGCACGGCCCGCGCGCTCGCCGCGGCGGACGGCGGCCGCCTCGTCGCGCTGCCCGCCACCGGCCCGGTCGGCCAGCCGATCGGCACCCACTTCGCGCTGCTGCCCGACGGCACGGCGGTCGTCGAGATGGCGGCCGTGGCCGGGCTCTCGCTGGTCCCCCGCGATATGCGCGACCCGGGCGCCACCACCACGTACGGCGTCGGCGAGCTGATCCGCGCCGCCCTCGACGCGGGCGCCCGCCGCATCCTGGTCGGCTGCGGCGACTCGGGCACCTCGGACGGCGGCGCGGGCGCCCTCCAGGCCCTCGGCGCCCGCCTCCTCGACCTGGACAGCTTCGAACTCCCGCGCGGCGGCGGGGCGTTGACCCGGCTGAGCCGCATCGACACGAGCGGCCTCGACCCCCGCCTCGCGGGCACCGACATCCGCAACCCCTGGGCGTAGCGTCCTCAGCGCGGCGGTCGACCTGGAGCGCGTCGTCCTCACGCGCGACCTGCGCGTCACCGCCGACCTCTCCGGCGGCCCCGGCACCGGCGCGTCGGGCGGCCTCGGCGCCGGTCTCGCCGCGCTCGGCGCCCGGCTCCTGCCCCGCTTCGACGTACTGCTCGACCGGGTCGACCTGGACGCCCGCCTGGCCCGCGCCGACCTGGTCGTCACCGCCGAGGGGGCCCTGGACCACCAGACGCGGTACGGGAAGGTCCCCGCCGAGGTGGCCCGCCGCGCGAAGCGGGCCGGCCGCCCGGTCCTGGTCCTCGCGGGCACGATCGGTGTCGGCGCCCACTCGGTGCGCGCGCTGGGCGTGGACGCCTACAGCGCGATCCTGCCCGCCCCGGTCTCGCTGACCGAGGCGCTCGGCCGGGGCGGCGAGTTCCTCACCGACGCGACCGAGCGGGCCCTGCGGATGATCCTGCTGGGGTCACGGCTGCCGGCCGGTCAGGCGGCGGCGCCGGTGTCCGGCACGCAACGCCCGTCCTCCGTGCGGTAGTTCCACCGCGCGCCGTCCGCCACCAGCTCCTTGACGGCGCGCACGAAACGCTCGACGTGCTCGTCGGGGGTGCCCGCGCCGAAGCTCACGCGGATCGCGTTCAGCGACTTCTCGCCGGGCGCGGCCTCCGGGGCCCCGCACTCGCCGGGCTCGCCGGGCTCACCGCCGAGCAGGGTGCGCACCAGCGGGTGGGCGCAGAACAGGCCGTCGCGTACGCCGATGCCGTACTCGGCGGAGAGCGCGGCGGCGAAGTGCGAGCTGTTCCAGCCGTCCACGACGAAGGAGATGACGCCCACGCGCGGCGCGTCGTCACCGAAGAGGGAGAGCACCCGCACGGCGGGCACCTCGGCCAGCCCTTCGCGGACCTTCCTGATCAAGTACTGCTCACGGGCCACCAGCTCGTCGAACCCGGCCTCGGTGAGCGCCTTGCAGGCGGCGGCGATGGAGTAGACGCCGATGACGTTCGGTGACCCGGCCTCGTGGCGGGCGGCGGTGTCGTGCCACTCCACGTCCACGCCGCCGCCCGCTTCCTTCGGGCGTCGCGCCACCTTCCGCGAGGCGCCGCCGCCCGCGAGGTAGGGCTCGGCCTCCCGCAGCCAGTCGGAGCGGCCCGCGAGAACGCCCGAGCCGAAGGGCGCGTACAGCTTGTGCCCGGAGAAGGCGACCCAGTCCAGGTCCAACTCCTGCACGGAGACCGGGTGGTGGGGGGCGAGCTGCGCGGCGTCCAGGACGATGCGGGCCCCGTGGGCGTGCGCGGCGGCGGCCAGCTCCCGCACCGGCCACAGCTCACCGGTGACGTTGGAGGCGCCGGTGACGCACACGAGGGCCGGGCCGTAAGGATCGCGGTCGGCGAGCGCGCGCTCCAGGTTCCGCACGGCCTCACCGGGGGTGCGCGGCGCGTCGAGGTAGGTGACGCGGGCGTCCCGCCACGGCAGGAGCGAGGCGTGGTGCTCGGTCTCGAAGACGAAGACCTCGCAACCGGCGGGCAGGGCGGCGGCGAGGAGGTTCAGCGAGTCGGTCGTGGAGCGGGTGAAGACGACCTGGTCGTCCTCGCGGCAGTCGAGGAACTCGGCGACGGTCGTGCGGGAGTTCTCGAAGAGGTCGGTGGAGAGCTGCGAGAGGTACCCGGCGCCACGGTGCACGCTGCCGTAGTACGGGGCGTAGGCGGCCACGTCGTCCCAGACGCGCTGGAGCGCGGGGGCGCTCGCCGCGTAGTCGAGCGCGGCGTACGTCACCTCGCCGCCGGTGACCAGCGGCACGGTGACGTCCCGGCCGAGGACGGCGAGCGGGGAACAGACGGACGGGTCGGCGGCAACGGCAGGAACAGCGGAAACAGACATGGCGAACTCCCGTAAGAGGCAGGTGAGTTCACTGCGTCGACGCGCGTACGCGGAGGTACGGCGGTGCAGTGATGAAGAGAGGAAGGTGTGCGGAAGAGGGGCGCCGAGGCCCTAACACATTCGCTTGCTCACGAGACTGCTCCCTTGAGGACCAGGACCCCAGGGCTGTGACATTCACCGATGTCCAGGGGTCCGCGCTTGCCATACGCCTCGCTGCGTACGGCCTGGTCTTCACCCGGGGCACCCCGCCACGGACGGAGGGTTGCCGGACAGCGGGCCGGGGCCGTAGTCGCTGTCACTCATGACCTGTCCAGCATCCTGCCACACGATCTTCGACGCGCAAGGCGCAGTCCATAATCCGGACTGCGCCGTGCGTCACACGGGTGAGCGGGAGATGGGCGGGAGCGTCAGCGGTTGCTGGCCGCCACCCACCGCTCCAGGGCCTTCCTCGCGGCCCCGGAGTCGATCGAGTGGGCCGCCCGCGCCATGCCCCCGCGGATCTGCTCGGCGAGCGGCGCGTCGGTCGGGGCGAGGGCGACCAGCGCCGCCGCGGAGTTCAGCAGCACGGCGTCGCGCACCGGCCCGCTCTCGCCGTCGAGCAGCCGCCGGGCGACCTCGGCGTTGTACGAGGCGTCGGCGCCCCGCAGGGCCTCGACGGGCACCAGGTCGATCCCGACGGCACGGGGGTCGAAGGCCTCCTCGCGCACCGAACCGTCCCGCACGATCCACACCCGCGAGGTCGACGTGGTCGTCAGCTCGTCGAGCCCGTCGTCGCCGCGGAAGACGAGGGAGGAGTTCCCGCGTTCGGCGAAGACGCCGGCCACGACGGGGGCCATCCGGGCGTCGGCGACCCCGACCGCCTGGGCGCGCACCCTGGCCGGGTTGGTGAGTGGACCGAGGAGGTTGAAGACGGTCCGGATGCCGAGCTGGCTGCGCGCGGCGCCCGCGTGCCGCAGCGCGGGGTGGAACTTCACGGCGAAGCAGAAGGTGATGCCCGCCTCCTGGGCCACCTCGACGACCCGCTCCGGCGTGAGCTGGAGGTTGACTCCGAGCTTCTCCAGCACGTCGGACGCCCCGCTGGCCGAGGACGCGGCGCGGTTGCCGTGCTTGACGACCTTCGCGCCGGTGCCGGCGATGACGATCGCGGACATCGTGGAGATGTTC is a genomic window containing:
- a CDS encoding response regulator transcription factor: MNRILIVEDEERIASFVEKGLRAGGFTTTVVGDGESAHDYALTGGFDLIVLDIGLPGKDGFTVLRELREARVSTPVIVLTARDSVRDTVAGLEGGADDWMTKPFRFEELLARVRLRLRTAARAPEVTVLRSGGLSLDLRTRRARADQRTVDLTAREFVLLELFLRHPGQVLSREQILSHVWGYDFDPGSNIVDVYVRALRKKLGPQRVETVRGMGYRLPA
- a CDS encoding SLC13 family permease, with the protein product MTLNPRQAVTLCAALSLCALLLVPGNFPGLSGDARLTLAVFALATCAWIGTPIDDTYIALGAGLALTATGVISSDTLFGTLGDETVWLLICAFVLAAAVARTGLAGRAAAFLVSGARSVRQLTHLTTAALVVTAFAVPATSGRAALALPVFLALAKVLAERRRLVVMLALLFPTVILLSAVATLIGAGAHLITVSVLWEATGDRIGFTQWLLLGLPLAIASSHLAAEAVLLTTTRRADRKGPVHITLDQLQEHSQQPVTGPWEPAETRCALLLATVVALWCSEPLHQVPPAVVALIGAVVAASPALGTVRLKDALKTVPWSLLLFMAATMAMGVALADSGAAKWLVGGLPLDLPPWLFLAAVVTVSTAAHLVLQSRSARSSVLVPLVVAAAVGAGVNPVAAALASTAAAGFCHTLPASAKPVTLFADIPGTPTYTPRDLLRLSAVLAPLTAALVLLCAVTLWPLLGVPVR
- a CDS encoding aminotransferase class V-fold PLP-dependent enzyme, producing the protein MSVSAVPAVAADPSVCSPLAVLGRDVTVPLVTGGEVTYAALDYAASAPALQRVWDDVAAYAPYYGSVHRGAGYLSQLSTDLFENSRTTVAEFLDCREDDQVVFTRSTTDSLNLLAAALPAGCEVFVFETEHHASLLPWRDARVTYLDAPRTPGEAVRNLERALADRDPYGPALVCVTGASNVTGELWPVRELAAAAHAHGARIVLDAAQLAPHHPVSVQELDLDWVAFSGHKLYAPFGSGVLAGRSDWLREAEPYLAGGGASRKVARRPKEAGGGVDVEWHDTAARHEAGSPNVIGVYSIAAACKALTEAGFDELVAREQYLIRKVREGLAEVPAVRVLSLFGDDAPRVGVISFVVDGWNSSHFAAALSAEYGIGVRDGLFCAHPLVRTLLGGEPGEPGECGAPEAAPGEKSLNAIRVSFGAGTPDEHVERFVRAVKELVADGARWNYRTEDGRCVPDTGAAA
- the trpD gene encoding anthranilate phosphoribosyltransferase, giving the protein MSAVTPAGGTTAAGRSWPDVLNGLLDGRDQSADDTAWAMDRIMRGEATDAQIAAFVVALRAKGETVEEISGLVRAMYEHANVIEVPGETVDIVGTGGDGAKTVNISTMSAIVIAGTGAKVVKHGNRAASSASGASDVLEKLGVNLQLTPERVVEVAQEAGITFCFAVKFHPALRHAGAARSQLGIRTVFNLLGPLTNPARVRAQAVGVADARMAPVVAGVFAERGNSSLVFRGDDGLDELTTTSTSRVWIVRDGSVREEAFDPRAVGIDLVPVEALRGADASYNAEVARRLLDGESGPVRDAVLLNSAAALVALAPTDAPLAEQIRGGMARAAHSIDSGAARKALERWVAASNR